The following proteins are co-located in the Nocardioides piscis genome:
- a CDS encoding GMC family oxidoreductase, with amino-acid sequence MAKSQPQVNEAEYVVVGAGSAGCAVAGRLADAGHSVVLLEAGGPDKSMMFKTPGMITMIHAEPKLKAKFDWGYYHVPQPNLNNRKVPATRGRVVGGSSSVNGMIFVRGHRADFDSWADEGNKGWAWDDVLPTYKKLESWEGGASDHRGGSGPVKVLENHHITDAAKMFVAAGKAALGVEQTPDYNGAEQSGMHVIQESTGAGVRYSASRSYVTDNTSPSLHLVTHATVARVVIEGGRATGVEVLEGSTKRTIKATKEVIVSAGAYGSPQILQLSGVGHSDHLGQFGITVHADLPVGDNLHDHLFVPTSWHVDNSPHVGNALYFGKAIVKEKFQKGRTFMAHSVFESGAFLSTSHATDGLPDMQLLGLPWAYPAPNQDAPVRLKPDPRPSWSAFSTLIQPKSRGTVRLASADPTAAPLIDPQFLAEPDDLAVLAEGLEMIRDIMNHSSIARHVKTEYEPGRAYSGERLTDEIRNRATTVYHPVGSCRMGVDERAVVDPELKVRGIDGLRVADASIMPTIIRGNTNAPSIMIGEKCAELILKD; translated from the coding sequence ATGGCCAAGTCCCAGCCGCAGGTCAATGAGGCCGAATACGTCGTCGTGGGGGCGGGCAGTGCCGGGTGCGCTGTCGCGGGTCGGCTCGCGGACGCGGGGCACAGCGTCGTCCTCCTCGAGGCCGGCGGCCCCGACAAGTCGATGATGTTCAAGACCCCGGGCATGATCACGATGATCCACGCCGAGCCGAAGCTGAAGGCGAAGTTCGACTGGGGTTACTACCACGTCCCGCAGCCCAACCTGAACAACCGCAAGGTGCCCGCCACCCGCGGCCGGGTCGTGGGCGGCTCGTCGTCGGTCAACGGGATGATCTTCGTGCGCGGCCACCGCGCCGACTTCGACTCCTGGGCCGACGAGGGCAACAAGGGGTGGGCCTGGGACGACGTCCTGCCGACCTACAAGAAGCTCGAGTCCTGGGAGGGCGGCGCCAGCGACCACCGTGGCGGCAGCGGCCCGGTGAAGGTGCTCGAGAACCACCACATCACCGACGCGGCCAAGATGTTCGTGGCCGCGGGCAAGGCTGCCCTGGGCGTCGAGCAGACCCCCGACTACAACGGCGCCGAGCAGTCGGGCATGCACGTCATCCAGGAGAGCACCGGCGCCGGCGTGCGCTACTCCGCGAGCCGCAGCTACGTCACCGACAACACCTCACCCAGCCTCCACCTCGTCACCCACGCGACCGTCGCCCGCGTGGTCATCGAGGGTGGGCGCGCCACCGGCGTCGAGGTGCTCGAGGGCAGCACCAAGCGCACGATCAAGGCCACCAAGGAGGTCATCGTCAGCGCCGGTGCCTACGGGTCGCCGCAGATCCTCCAGCTCTCCGGCGTGGGCCACTCCGACCACCTCGGGCAGTTCGGGATCACCGTCCATGCCGACCTGCCGGTGGGTGACAACCTCCACGACCACCTCTTCGTGCCGACGTCGTGGCACGTCGACAACAGCCCCCACGTCGGCAACGCGCTCTACTTCGGCAAGGCCATCGTCAAGGAGAAGTTCCAGAAGGGGCGGACCTTCATGGCGCACTCCGTCTTCGAGTCGGGCGCGTTCCTCAGCACCTCGCACGCCACCGACGGACTGCCGGACATGCAGCTGCTCGGTCTGCCGTGGGCCTATCCGGCGCCCAACCAGGACGCCCCCGTCCGCCTCAAGCCCGACCCGCGTCCGTCGTGGTCGGCCTTCTCGACGCTCATCCAGCCCAAGTCCCGCGGGACGGTGCGCCTGGCCAGCGCCGACCCCACTGCGGCCCCGCTGATCGACCCGCAGTTCCTGGCCGAGCCCGACGACCTCGCCGTCCTGGCCGAGGGCCTCGAGATGATCCGCGACATCATGAACCACTCCTCGATCGCCCGCCACGTCAAGACCGAGTACGAGCCCGGTCGGGCCTACTCCGGTGAGCGGCTGACCGACGAGATCCGCAACCGAGCCACCACCGTCTATCACCCGGTGGGCTCCTGCCGCATGGGTGTCGACGAGCGGGCCGTGGTCGACCCCGAGCTCAAGGTGCGCGGCATCGACGGCCTCCGGGTGGCCGACGCCA